The stretch of DNA ACCTATACGTATTGATGAAACGAATCAATATGTCGGGAATTCATCTGGTTGCTTTCAATATCTTCGCCCTGGTTTTACCGTACAACTTTATGATGTATTAACTATGATGATTATTGTAAGTGATAATACATCTACGGGTATTGTGGCAAATTTGTTAGGTTTGGATAGTATTAATGAATTTTCCCAATCTATTGGAATGATAGGTACAACTCATCGTCACAAATTACCACCATTAGACTTATCAATAGACCATTCTTTAGATTATACAAATAGTACTACACCAAACGATGTTGGGCTAATTTTAGAACTAATTTTACTGGGTACAAATGATGAAAAAGTCGCAAATAAACTTGGTTCTTCCAAAGAATTATGCCAGATTGCTCTAGATATCTTACTAAATCAAAAACTGAATAATAAACTACCAGCACTACTTCCTAAAGGCACTAAAGTTGCTCATAAAACAGGTACAGGTGCAAGAAATTATAACGATGCAGGGATAATATTTTTAGATGATTCTCCTTTGTTTATTTTGACTGTTTTTACTGAAAATGTTCCAACTAGTTTGGCAGATGGTAGAGCAGGTCATGGAGTAGCTTGTGATTTGGTAGCTCGTTTATCATCAGAAGCATACAATTACTTTATAAACTAAATGCTTCTATTAATCGTTATTATTCTCAACCTAATTTCGTTGATTTTACTATCATTGGATAAACGATATGCAATCTATAACCAACGTAGAATTCCTGAAAAGTATTTTTACCTTCTTTCCTTAGCAGGAGGATGGTTATTAGGAGTTTTGACAATATATACGATAAAACATAAAAATCGGAAAAGATCTTTTTTATTTAAGTATTATGGTGCGTCAATTATATCGCTAGGAATGTATTTGGGATTTATATTATAAAGATCCATCAATAACAATATCTAATAAAGCAGGTTTTCCAGATGCTACAGCTTTATCGATTGCTGGTTTTATTTCTTCTGGTTTAGTGATTCTTGTTCCTGAGACCCCCATACTATTTGCAATAGCTGCCATATCAAATGGGGTATTAAAATCAGAATACAATAGATTAGCGCCTGCAGTTTCTGGCAAATCTAATATATCTTTTTGATATACGTTAAAATTAACCTTCAAAACACGGTACATACCATTATTACAAATAATAAATACACAAGGAATATTATCGTTGGCTGCGGTCCATAATCCTTGAATAGTCATCATTGCACTACCATCACCAATAATTCCAAAAACAGTTCTGTCAGGATATGCGCATTGATTACCAATAGTAGCACCAATACCACCACCTATAGATTGACCTCTTACGGCTCTTAAATCGCCACGATTCTCAGGCTTAAAGTAGTATCGTAATGCAGCTCGATTACTAATTGAGTCATCTAAAATAACGGCATTTTCAGGTACTGCATTTGCAATTTCATACATCATTCTTGCCGGTATCATAGGGCTTTGATTCCATTTAGCCGACAAAGATTCTTCATATGTTTTTTGACTTTCTTCAAATTCTTTTGAAATAGTATTTTTTCTTTTTGAAATTATTTCATTACTTTTGTCGTTTAATAGAGGTTTAACAGTTTTTATTAATTCATTAAGAGCAAGTTTGCAATGTGAAATTATTCCAACAGAAACAGGTTCGGATTTTCCTACTTTACCAGGAACTGGGTCTATATGGATTAATTTTACATCTTGATTTAATATGGGGTCTCCCCAATAAAATAGTTCTTCAAATGTATCCATACCAACTGTTAGTACAAGATCAACACGTTTTAATATTTCTCTATGGTCAGCTACACGTAAAGATAAATTTCCCATGAATTGTGGATGAGTAGTAGGAAATGCTACCTCTGCACCTCTGGATTGATATACAGGTAACCCTAATAGCTCAGCAAGTTCAATAGCTTCATTTACTGCGTGGTCATCAGAAGCTCGATCTCCAACTATCATAATGGGTTTTTCAGATTCAACTAACAGAGATGCACTTTCTTTTATTCCTTGGATGCTAGGTCTTGTTTCATCAAAAATTTTAGTTGATGGAATAATGTTCATCTCAGCAGTACCTTCTAGAGCATTAGCAGTGAATCCAACGTAAACTGGCCCTTTAGGGTGACTATTTGCTTCATTGAAAGCGCGTCTCATAGCACTAGGTATTTGATCAGGGTGAGTTAATTCAACAGCCCATTTTGTTACAGGTCTAACAAGTTCTGCTAAGTCTGTTTTATTTTCAGTAATTTTGCGTACATCATAGTTTGCAGACGTTACAACCATAGGTGTACCCGTATTTAAAGCATCTAACATTAATGCTATACCATTAGCCAAACCACTATCTACATGAAGGCTTACAAAAGAAGCTGTTTCAGTTGCCCGTGCGTATGATTCTCCCATACCTACAGCAACACTTTCTTGAAGAGCAAGAATATATTTAAATTCAGGGTAGTCACCAAGCATATCAATAATTGGCCCTTCACTTGTTCCTGGATTTCCAAAAATATATTCAACACCCTCAGCTTTAAGCATTTCTAGCAAAGCTTTTTTACCTGTCATAATTTCTGACATTAACAACTCCTTAATAATTAAGATGAACGAAGTCATAGTATAATACTAAAAATAACATTTTATTAAGATATATTTTGTGATAAAGTAACCTGACTTTCATCTTTAGTTAGTAATTATTCTAAAAAAGGAGTCCTCTAATATGACATCAAACCAAAAAGTTGCCGTTGTAACAGGAGCAGGCACAGGCATTGGTAAAAGTGCTACACTTCATTTACTTGCAGATGGATACTCAGTAGCTTTAGCTGGCAGAAGAGTAGAAACTTTAGAAGAGGTTGTAGCAGAATCAGGAGTCTCAAACTCTAAAGCAATTATCATGCCCACTGATGTAGGAAATCCAGAGGATGTTAAAAAGCTTTTCGATGTAATAAAGTCAACATACGGACGATTAGATGTCTTATTTAATAATGCAGGTATTGGTGCTCCTCGTGTGCCTTTTGAAGATCTTTCATTAGAAGAATGGCAAAAAGTTGTTGATACAAATTTAACAGGAAGTTTTTTATGTTCTCAATACGCTATTAAAATTATGAAAGACCAGTCTCCTATGGGGGGTAGAATTATTAATAATGGTTCTATTGCAGCATATGCTCCTAGGCCGGATGGTGTTGCCTATACATCGACTAAGCATGCTATATCAGGCTTAACAAAACAAATATCACTGGATGGTAGAAAATATAATATTGCATCGAGCCAGATAGATATTGGTAATGCTGGTACACCTATGACTGCCCGCATGAAAGATGGAGTACCCCAACCGAATGGGGATACAATGCCCGAGCCAACATTTGATGTTAATCATGTTGGAGAAACTGTGCTTTACATAGCAAACCTTCCATTAGAAACGAATATACAGTTTATGACCATTATGGCTACAAAAATGCCATTTATTGGTAGGGGGTAAGAGTATTTATACCTCGTGGATTCTATTTCTATAGTTATATTGTGATTGTCCCAATTCCGTCTTTAATATCAATTTTTGTTCCATAAGATTCCGATAGTTTTTGAAGCCATCCTAATACTTCATTGCCAAGAGATTTTTCCATAAGTGTTGGGCGACCTCTTTGCGGAATAGGTAATCCATATCCCATATCAATTGGATATAATGAAATACTACTTAACTCACCATTGGTAAAATTATTTACCGCTACAACACTTCTCCAGAAAACTGGATCCGAAGGAAATCCTATTTGGTCAAAATTTGATCTTTTAGATAAATAATCACCTGGTGTGTCATCATGAGACAAATTAAATCTTCTATACCCTTCATCAGGTGCCCAAGGAACCGTTTCATTTTGAAAAATAAAATTACCCAAACTATAAAAAATTGGCTTGCCTTTATATATTTCAATACCTCTTAGAAAATGCGGACCATGGCCAGCAAATACATCTGCACCTTGATCAATAACCCAATGGGCAAGCTCTTCAAGAAATTGAGGGGGGCTTGTCAAAGAAGGTCCATGAACTTCTCCTTCATTACCGCTTTCATGGCAATGTGTCCCATAAACAACCCAGTCAGCTTGTTGTTTAGCACCATTAATCCATTTTTTTGCACCTTCTAAATCTTCTTTATTCACACTTGTTGATCGGTTAAAATCTTCACCTAAAACAAATTTCCCACCCATAAAATTTATTTCTATATTCGCATCTGTTTTTTCACTTACTCCTCCAAATCCGAATTTTTGACCTCTTTCTTGCATATCACTATATCCAAGTTCATCATTAGCTTTTGATAAAGCGTCAAAAATCGGCCTGTCTACTGTATGAGATGTATTGTGACGAATAGCATTAATTCCTGGTTTCCCTGGAAAATCTGGTCTTCCTAATCCTGCTCTCGATTGTTCGCTAAATGTTGTAGATGAAGATAGAATAGCAACTCTACCACGTGGTGAATCTACATAAGCAGGAGATCTAGCTGCATCAAGATTTTTCCCACCTCCAGCTTGTGGCATATCAAACTCTCGGCAATGTTCTAAAGTCGTTAAAAATCCACCTTCAGAGAAGTCATAAGCA from SAR202 cluster bacterium encodes:
- a CDS encoding serine hydrolase, with the translated sequence MEELINRMNAMCSESPFQSGWYLKNLQTNESANYYGDVVVPSASTRKIAILMNAMKWIHEGKLSLDQPIRIDETNQYVGNSSGCFQYLRPGFTVQLYDVLTMMIIVSDNTSTGIVANLLGLDSINEFSQSIGMIGTTHRHKLPPLDLSIDHSLDYTNSTTPNDVGLILELILLGTNDEKVANKLGSSKELCQIALDILLNQKLNNKLPALLPKGTKVAHKTGTGARNYNDAGIIFLDDSPLFILTVFTENVPTSLADGRAGHGVACDLVARLSSEAYNYFIN
- a CDS encoding DUF1294 domain-containing protein — translated: MLLLIVIILNLISLILLSLDKRYAIYNQRRIPEKYFYLLSLAGGWLLGVLTIYTIKHKNRKRSFLFKYYGASIISLGMYLGFIL
- a CDS encoding CapA family protein, with translation MLYNAQTKDISIAVGGDAMITRKMSPHNEKEFLKLVDILRKADCSVVNLEMLFHDYEHSWEYSGGTPTRSDPRNITELQWMGIDAVTTANNHAYDFSEGGFLTTLEHCREFDMPQAGGGKNLDAARSPAYVDSPRGRVAILSSSTTFSEQSRAGLGRPDFPGKPGINAIRHNTSHTVDRPIFDALSKANDELGYSDMQERGQKFGFGGVSEKTDANIEINFMGGKFVLGEDFNRSTSVNKEDLEGAKKWINGAKQQADWVVYGTHCHESGNEGEVHGPSLTSPPQFLEELAHWVIDQGADVFAGHGPHFLRGIEIYKGKPIFYSLGNFIFQNETVPWAPDEGYRRFNLSHDDTPGDYLSKRSNFDQIGFPSDPVFWRSVVAVNNFTNGELSSISLYPIDMGYGLPIPQRGRPTLMEKSLGNEVLGWLQKLSESYGTKIDIKDGIGTITI
- a CDS encoding thiamine pyrophosphate-binding protein — encoded protein: MTSFILIIKELLMSEIMTGKKALLEMLKAEGVEYIFGNPGTSEGPIIDMLGDYPEFKYILALQESVAVGMGESYARATETASFVSLHVDSGLANGIALMLDALNTGTPMVVTSANYDVRKITENKTDLAELVRPVTKWAVELTHPDQIPSAMRRAFNEANSHPKGPVYVGFTANALEGTAEMNIIPSTKIFDETRPSIQGIKESASLLVESEKPIMIVGDRASDDHAVNEAIELAELLGLPVYQSRGAEVAFPTTHPQFMGNLSLRVADHREILKRVDLVLTVGMDTFEELFYWGDPILNQDVKLIHIDPVPGKVGKSEPVSVGIISHCKLALNELIKTVKPLLNDKSNEIISKRKNTISKEFEESQKTYEESLSAKWNQSPMIPARMMYEIANAVPENAVILDDSISNRAALRYYFKPENRGDLRAVRGQSIGGGIGATIGNQCAYPDRTVFGIIGDGSAMMTIQGLWTAANDNIPCVFIICNNGMYRVLKVNFNVYQKDILDLPETAGANLLYSDFNTPFDMAAIANSMGVSGTRITKPEEIKPAIDKAVASGKPALLDIVIDGSL
- a CDS encoding SDR family oxidoreductase, coding for MTSNQKVAVVTGAGTGIGKSATLHLLADGYSVALAGRRVETLEEVVAESGVSNSKAIIMPTDVGNPEDVKKLFDVIKSTYGRLDVLFNNAGIGAPRVPFEDLSLEEWQKVVDTNLTGSFLCSQYAIKIMKDQSPMGGRIINNGSIAAYAPRPDGVAYTSTKHAISGLTKQISLDGRKYNIASSQIDIGNAGTPMTARMKDGVPQPNGDTMPEPTFDVNHVGETVLYIANLPLETNIQFMTIMATKMPFIGRG